aggtttgaatctcactgatgctGTGCTTGTcacaaaaaacaaaatgtttgcGTGATACATGGCTAAGGAAATACATTTCCATGAGTCCTATCTGTGCTTCAATAAAGTTAACCCCAAAGAAGCTAACAGTGTTTTTGAAACATTTAAGGAAGTTATTAAAACATGTCTAAATAACCTCAGGGCATTAATAACACCTAAGACGTTCTCataacctccctgcaacctaaaataAGCATTCCCTGTGGATGCAACATTTTCACTTATTTTCTCATAATGTTTAAAAAACGTTACATTTTGCTGTTCAGGAAACTTATGGATTTGTtcccacaaccaatgtgaaaccaaaaacatacgttcccacaacttccaagaaACCAAATGTGTTAGCGGGGTTGCGATGCTATAAACAAACAAAGTGAAGATAGACGCGATTCCAATTCAAAGTGGACACACCAATGTAAATATTTACCTCATACAATCTTGAGTTCCTCATTGTAATCATGATTAATTGGGATGAACAAGAAAGGAAAGGTCACCTGATAAAAAGTGTTGACTGAAACTGCTTTGTTCAAAACAGTGTTTTGGTCTTCTCTTTAGGCATACCCataaacagtgcattcggaaagtattttcactccccttgactttttccatatttttctacgttacagccttgttctaaaatgtttaGGCTCTGTTCTGTGGTGCTAACTTTACCAAAAGGCCTCAACTGACAGGTTCTGCTATCCTCCTGAGGGAACTCCACTCTGACCATGAGGGACCGTCTGGAGGAGCTGCGTCAGAGGGCCCAGGAGTTCCGGGAGGCAAGAAACAAGGCAGATGAGACCCCATTCCCTGAGGAAGACCCTGACTCAGATGACCCAGCGTGGGTTAATGTCGCCACCCGGCAGCAGGCTGTGGTGTTTGAGAAGGAACCAGTCCTGGACAACTTCCTGTCCGAGGCTCAGCATATCCGCGGTGACATCACTGAGCTCGAAACCGAGGTGAGTGATCTTACACATTCCTCCTAAGAGTGGAATACACTATTCGATCCTCAAAGCCTGCACCTTAGATGGACTGCAACTTAATGTCCATGATAATACTGTGGTGAATTCCGGAGGTGGAAGGATGTTCTATAAATCCTTGTTGTTCATTTATAGTTTGACtgactcctcttctccatctccccaGGTGAAGAAGTTTAGCCAGCATCAAAGGAGCCTGGTGGCAGCCATGCGTCGTTTCAGTGTGATGAAGAAGGAGAGCAGTGTGACGAGGGACATCAAGCTGCAGGCAGAGAGCATCCACAGACGGCTGGACGCCCTCTCCAAGAAGGCACTGAGTTTAGAAGACATGCAGGGACTAGCTACAGCCACTACACGCATCCAACGCTCCCAACACGCAGCACTACACAGACAATTCCAGCAGGTCACCCTCCAAAAGTTATTATAACCTTTTATTTCAATGGTGTTTTTCTGATGTGTTCAATAACACATACACATAAGCGTAAAAATATTTGTTGGCTTTAGTTTGCACATGGTGGCCTTCTTGAATATCCGCTAGCACTAGCTAAGCTAACAGTGAACAGAAATGTCTgtttctggtctaaagtatttTTCCCTCTTTTATCACTTCCAGGTGATGCGTTTGTACAACGACTCCATTCTCAATAAACAGGAGCGGTGTAAACACTTCATCATCCGGCAGCTGGAGGTGTCTGGTCGCGACGTCACCGAGGAGGAAGTGGACGAAATGGTTTCTGCGGGGAAGTGGGAGGTGTTTAACCAGAACCTCCTAAACAATGAACGAATCACACGCTCTAAGCTGTCTGAGATCGAGCAGAGACACAAGGTAAGCGTGATGACATTAACATAGAAAAGTTTTGTAAGAGAATGCGAGACTATGTTATCTAAGCAAAGAGAAGACTTTGAAATCCTTCAGTAATGGAGATCTACAGTAGGCCTCGTATGTCTGTGACAGACAAACACTAATATTGGCTCTAATTTAGACCAATTTCACTGTCCATTCAGACAACTCATTGACTGACGTTCAGTCCTAATCTTTTCTGTAACTACTATAGGAGCTGGTGAATCTGGAGAGCAACATGAAAGAGCTGAGAGATCTGTTCATGGATGTCTTTATGTTGGTGGAGGAGCAGGGAGACTACATAGACCACATCCAGACCAGCGTAGAGAAGACACAGGACTATGTCACCGTCAGTAACGAGAAGTTTAAAATGGCTGCCAGGTACAAGAAAAATAACCCTTTGAGGAGGCTGTGCTGCTGTTGCTGCCCCTGGAGGTGATGCACATATAGGaaagactggagactggagatgCCCCTGGAGGTTTTTCagatggggagaggaagagtTCTGGAGAGTCTGCAGGTGGCATTTCACTTATAAGAATCTTCAGATTCTTATATCAGGCCTTCgtagtcgaattgctgcaaagaaaccactactaaagaacaccaataagaataagagacctgcttgtgccaagaaacacgagcaatggacattagaccagtagtaatctgtcctttggtctgatgagtacaaatttgagatttttgtttccaacctccgtgtctttgtgagtcgcagagtaagtgaacagatgatctctgcatgtgtggatcCCACCGTGAAGCTTGGaggggaggtgtgatggtgtgtgggtgttttgctggtgacactgtcagtgatttatgtaGAATTCAAGGCTCACTTAACCAGCACgactacca
This sequence is a window from Oncorhynchus gorbuscha isolate QuinsamMale2020 ecotype Even-year linkage group LG01, OgorEven_v1.0, whole genome shotgun sequence. Protein-coding genes within it:
- the LOC124046298 gene encoding syntaxin-19-like; this translates as MRDRLEELRQRAQEFREARNKADETPFPEEDPDSDDPAWVNVATRQQAVVFEKEPVLDNFLSEAQHIRGDITELETEVKKFSQHQRSLVAAMRRFSVMKKESSVTRDIKLQAESIHRRLDALSKKALSLEDMQGLATATTRIQRSQHAALHRQFQQVMRLYNDSILNKQERCKHFIIRQLEVSGRDVTEEEVDEMVSAGKWEVFNQNLLNNERITRSKLSEIEQRHKELVNLESNMKELRDLFMDVFMLVEEQGDYIDHIQTSVEKTQDYVTVSNEKFKMAARYKKNNPLRRLCCCCCPWR